The following DNA comes from Solea solea chromosome 6, fSolSol10.1, whole genome shotgun sequence.
TTAAAGGGTGCCTGGTTAAAGTGGATGGTGGAGGTTCATCAGATTGCTGTAGaacagggtttctcaatcctgccctgcatgttttagacatttccctgctcCGACACACCATTGAGAAGccctgctgtagaaacatggtgaaGCAAGATGGTGGCCcctgtaaagcaaggcctttgcctaaagtacatataaaagacttattccaaggctatgaaaaccaaacagtttTTGTGTAAAAGTGTACCATGTACCATATGATCATATAGTAACCTGATTCATCTTTTGTCTTACTGTGAAACAGTCAACTATAATAATATGAATCTTGATTTATACTATGtcctttcttcttcctttttctttacaGGGTCCCCGGCCCAGTGCCATGGTTATAGAGCGGACTCTAGATAATGGCAAGACATGGAAGCCCGCCCTTTACTTAGCTACTGACTGTCAGGAGACTTTCCCTGATGTCCCCACAGCAACACCTCTCACCCTGGATGAGACGTATTGCCACACACTGACCCCTACTGGAGAAAACCCCTACCAAGACCACACAGTGAGAACAAAGCTTTAAGTCTTTagatcttttatttttagttttgccCCAAACGTTCATTCCCCGGCTTTAAAGACAAAGCCATAGTCATACAAATAGCAGCCAGCAGGCTCACACACACCATTGAGATTATTTGTGAAATAGGAGCAAATCTTCCACAGCTGCTGTgtacagaatttaaaaaaatgcttttttttctcctttcctcCAGATTGAGTTCAGTCCTTTGCGTCAGTATGCTTACGTTCCAGCtcccaaaaaccaaaaaattgAAGGTaactgtttctgtctctttatGGCTCAGAGTGAATTTGGTTAAAGGTGATTGTCTGCTGACTGTCAGTGTCTCGTTCACAGATGTCGCTGGGTTAACGGGGCTGAGGGTGAAACTGGCCGAGCTGGGGGATGTCCCACGTCAACCAGGCAGAGCTCTCAGTAGGTTTTTTGCCCTGAAGGAGATGAGGGTGATGGGCAGCTGTATGTGCCATGGACATGCCAATCGGTGCCTGCCAGATACCGCCGACGACCCACAGTCCAATACCATAcaagtatgtactgtatactcAGCTGTGGAGTAGCATGAAAGCACTTTTTGTATTTATTAGCTAGTGCTTTCTTCCTGCTTTCTCCATTTTGTACCAAACTGGGTTATACAGTATGGATattctttcattgtttttggtGTGAGCTGTAATTGAGATCTGAGTGAATTGATGTGCATGTCTTTGGTACCAGTTGACAGCATCATTAAGTCAGTTCTTCATGAACCCTTCTCCTGTGCGTTCTTTGCAGGTGAATCCTCAGTGTGACTGCCAGCATAACACAGCAGGAATGAACTGTGAGCGCTGTGATGATCTCTACAAAGATCTGCCCTGGAGACCTGCAGAGGAGGGCAACACTCATGCCTGCAAACGTAAGACATCAGCTAAAGGGCAAATCACAGACAGACCAGCAACTACTACTGAGTGTTAAACTACAGGTGTTAAAATCTGTCAGCCCACCAAAACGTAACCAAAACAAAGTTTGGTGCAAGACACAAAGTGCTGGTAGTCTGACATAGCCGAAAATAtgcacaataaagaaaatgaaatagctgttttcattataaaatacaaacactCAAAGCACTTGAGTGACAATCGAGATGTTTGGCACGTAGTTAAGTAAAAATCCCTTGATTCATTGTTATAGCCCTAATACTAATACATACTAACCATACTGTCCACTGCGCAGGCTGTGAGTGCAACAACCACTCCCAGCGCTGTCATTTTGACCAGGCGGTGTATGAGGCCAGTGGACGGAAGAGTGGAGGTGTGTGCGAGGCTTGTCAGCACCACACCACCGGACCAAAGTGTGACCAATGTGCTCCAGGTTACCAACGAAACCCCCGCAGCAGAATTGACCAGCCTGATGCCTGTGTTCGTAAGTGTCCCACcagtgaaatgaaattgaaattcTAAGGCCAACAAAACTGAAATCCTCAAAAATATGTGAATGGTGATGATCTCatatttgtgttgctgtgttctTTCCAGGCTGTATCTGCAATGTTGAGGGGACAGTGAATGGTGGTCGGTGTGACGACAGCTCAAGCTCATGTCAGTGTAAAGTGAACGTGGAAGGTACTCGTTGTGACCGATGTAAGAGAGGCTTCTTTGGCTTGAGTGACTCCAACCCTCTGGGATGCACCAGTGAGTGAGCCACACGCTTTACCACAGTCTTCTTTTCCACCTCTGCCTGTTTTCAGTTGACTTCAGGTGACTTCATTtgcagcttgttgttgttgatatggcgACACATGGGATGTGACACTGTAGTCTGCTACAGGAAATCTTTGCAGGAGATGAGTGTTATTGGATAGCCATCAGATACCacgttaataccaggtgtaaggCATGTGGTGAAGCAGTATTCAATCACTATTCAATAACACATTCTAATGGCAGGTGTAACGGGGGCCATAGTCAGAACTGACAGCGTGTGCACCACCAGACTCTAGTTAAGACGCAGATGCTCACTGTCCCTAAAACATTGGCTGAGCTAGGACACAATATTTTATAAACTTAACAATAGTAGACATACAGTgaataacaacataataataataataataagtgtgaTCAAAGCATCCAGTCCTGCTTCCTGACCCTGATGTTACCCCTGCTGTGCAGAGTGTTCCTGCTCTCTCGACGGCTCCCTGTCAGACGTCTGTGACCCGCTGACCGGCCAGTGTCTCTGTCGTCCCCACTTTCATGGTCAAACCTGTGACGTGTGTTCAAAAGGCTACTGGAAACCAGTTGGGTCAGGACACTGCGAACCCTGTGACTGTGACTCCACCAGATCATACAGTGATACTTGTGACCAGGTACGACTGCTCGAAAGACGTATTAAAAATCTTATACACTAGGTTATAAGcataataatgttaatgtttggaCATTAAAACAGACCTGTAGCTGTTCACTACCTCTAGTAGTATGCACTGCATTGTCTTTGGGAGTAATGACAGTAAACTCTCTTGTGTCTCCTTCTGACCAGGTGACAGGCCAGTGTCAGTGTAGGCCAGGTTTTGGAGGCCAAAAATGTACAGAGTGCCCAGAGAACACATACGGAGACCCTCTCACTCGCTGCAAACGTGAGTCAACCATTTTTTATATTCTGATTTTTCTATGATTGACTATTTGTTGATTTGTGCAGTGTGGTCATttttccaccctgtgttgtatgCAGCTACAGTCAGATCCAAAGAGTTAGGTTTATGCTTGTACAGTTTGAATGTTTAAACTTACAAATGTTCAGCCCAAAGATTCACTTAAAACAAAGGTAAGAACCCAGACACTCAATTCATGTGTGGAGGGGGAGGAACCTaacgagacacaggtggaaCTCATTAGCCACAGGTGAGTCACATCAGGGCAGGGCAGATAATTACAAGGGAGGGGAAACTAAACTGAAGTAACTCAAAAGGAGGGAAACTagggcgctgttcggcttgatttctgtgtgagacgtctcttcctgtgacgggactctggccagtcagcggccggcagtctgactaatcatcgcatagtacctgcttaagcacacttggaacctcgcctgagcaggtactaaaaatagtacctggtaccaggtactaggctattggaaatgctacttaaaccgtgccgtggcgaggcgaagcgagtagagccggtggaaatgtgccataactataaaataaaacaggaaactaacaagacacaaaaaaaacaatcaacatgcagaacaacagaaaatgtgaaGACTATAACAATACAACAGAAATTCATACAGTCATACAGAACCATCAAAGGTCCAAATAACATAAATTCAAGTTATTTAGGCGTCAAGGTCAAAGTAAACAACGAGGAACATAAGTCAGCCTCTCTGCCGCCCCCTGCTGGAACCGGCTCCTAGTGGATTTTAAATCTGCTCCATCCTGCTTTGATCTGTTTCAATGCccttttataaaaatgtttttgttttcttttatgtttgctTTCTTTGTCATAGTCTTAATGCTAAAACTTAAGAAATGTTGAGTTGTTTTGGGGATTAATTTAGGTATGGTcagtttactaaataataaatTCACCATTTGTTCTCATGAGCATGAAAAGATGCATCTTTAAGTAACTGTGTTcttatttaaaatcattttacgCTTATTatgctgtgtttatgactgtGGTACAGCAGTTCAAACACcctttttaacatgttttttttacttccacaGCGTGTCTGTGTGATACAGATGGAACCCTCCCAGGGGTTTGTGACAAGAAAACAGGAGCCTGTTTGTGTCGGCCGGGTGTCACCGGGCCTCGCTGTGACTCCTGCAGTCGAGATCACTGTGACTCCTTCCCTGCCTGCGAGAGATGTCCTTCCTGCTTCTTCACCCTGGATGAACAGAGACGAAACATCAGCTTGGCTTTGGAGAGACTCTCCCCAAGATTGCCCTCACGTCCTGGAGGTGACGTTGATCTTGGAGGAGACTACGGGCCTCGAATCCGGACAATGGAGTCCAAACTGAAACAGATCAAGGATTCCATTGTTCTTCCACCAAGTATTACTGAGCAGATTGAAACTGCACTGTCCAAGCTGCACCAGCTAGGGTgagtcactataccagtgtgtgaagtatactgtatgtgaggaagaggaggagaatgagagagcaaattatcttatggtgaataaatctgcctcctgtgaaaagtctgtagctgactttgctcggtctatttacaccgctgtattttaaccttgataatggtgttacttcaagagcacCATATTTTTTCAGGTTGTACTTCGTattaaaaggtttgagaaccactgatttaggtttttttttgttaagcaCACTACCACAACGGCCACTGTTGACCCTGTcaacatccactctcactgataacatggctgccgtCATCGACTGAGAGAAAAAATGTTCGCAACTTTACGtaaaaatctacacctgcttaagtctatgatatgtTAAGGACATGTTTCCTGCCTGTTCTTGCCATAAAATAGTATTTTCTGATCGGAAACTAAACCATCATTCTTCTACACCATGGACAAAAACAgctttttagcttgtggggacagCAGCTGTTGGTCTACTGCTGTGTCATTAGGACATTTTGAGTCACTTTTTCATCtccaaaaaaagcattttaaaccTTGACCTCACAAGATAACTGATTCCAACTTAttgatggagacagcagtggattaacaattCCTGtgtactgtactatgacgtaaAATCCTGGAATAAATATGCTGTATAACTATGGAAAAACGTGGCTAAAATAATGAATAAGATATTGTGAACTTAAGCAGGTGTAAAGGAGGAGAGCTTTAAGTGGTCGGCTTTTGTGGCAGGTCACACAAGtggtgtcaatacctcatacaacgcCACTTCAAAAACCCTAAACTATGTTTAATTTGTGACCTTGTATCATTGACTCACtactttatttttctaattCTTATCGTTGCCTCACAGTGACCAGGTGGACAAGATTGATGAGGACCTTGCACCCCTGCCAAAATCTCCAGGTCTGAACAAAGAGCTGGACAAGCTGCAGGCTCTGCTGGACAGCCTCAACCTGTTGTACAAAGACAAGAAGAGTACAATGGATAACACAGTCAGTCCCAACACTACAGGTAAGAAACAAAGACACCCGATCACTGAGGATAGGGTGTTCCACTGGTGCTTTAATAAGTGAACAAAAGCGGCACAAACAAATCCTGTTGGAGTAGAATGTTGGACTCAACCGTACACACGCTCAGATACAGAGTATAAAATCTACTCACGGTCTGTTTCTCTCCTCAGGAGCTTTTACTGCTATCAAGAATGCCTATGATGAGTCGACAGGTGCTGCTAAGAaagtaaatgacactgaaaacacGGTGAAGGAGTCCGCTGATGTCAGAAAAGACACTAAGGATCTTCAGAACAAAGTGCAGCCAGCCAACACCAGAGATTTGAACAAGCTGAATGAGAAGATGGCTTCCCAGCCTGACCTCACACCTGTTGCCAAAAAGGTAGCTATACCTGCCCTGACATCTTTGAATATTCATCATGTGAATGAATATCTCCACTGTTTGTCGCCCAACATCAGAACATTTGATTCTTAACATCTTGTTTGACAGTCAATTTTCTAATGTTGCCTTGAGAAAGTGAAgttgtgcttttatttccaCACGTTTGGACTGTTGTGATGGACTTTACTCAGGTCCTAGCCAGAAGACAATCTCCTGTCTCCAGCTAGAATAAAATGTGACTGCCAAGCTACTAACCAACAGATCTTCTGATGAGGGTCTTTTAGTTGTTCCCCCGACTTGTCTAGACTGGGCATTTTCGGTCCGGGCCCCCCAGTTTTGGAACTCCCTTCCCTGTAGATCTCAGACAAGCAAATTCTGTTTCAACTTTTAAGCCACTTCTTaaaacccactttttttttaaagcgccTTCCAATagtagttgtttttatttattacttttactacattattTTAACACAGTTTTCTTGTTTAATTATATTGACACTGTAGCACCAGGTGGCAGTGGCCATCACTCTGTTCATCACAGAAAATCCTCTCCCTCGCTAAGCAACAGTAGAAAGAATCCCTTGGCGGGCCACGTCCAAATAAAACCTTCTCTATTCACAGTGAAAAGAGACTAAAAGTAGTTTTCTAAATGACACAATAGAACATGTTTCTGCtttacatacaatacaataaatgaaGGTGAAGAACACAGTCAATTGTAAAAAAGACTCACTGTAAATCTCCTTCAGAATGCATTGCTCTGTATTGTCTCAATACAATGCAATATCAACAGTGACAGTCTCTAACAGGTTAAACTTTGAAAGTGTATGAAGAGTTGATTATAATGCTCCATTGCTCCCGGGCCCAGTTTGTGGCCAGGGGTTCTTCAACAGGATATAGGGGAAATAGGGACCCCTGCATCAAACAAACGCAAGCTATTGCAATAGACCTTTTTAGAGGGTTTCCAACTAAGCTGCCATTGCATTCTCCTGTACAGAGGTGATCACAAAATTTAAGGGGGTTctcaaaacatgtttgtctgcaTGAAAATAATTATCTTCTTGTCAGTTTCACCTGCAACACCCCTGTTTTAGTTTCTCCCTTTAAAtcgccatgttttttttctgtctgtcattgTTTCAGGTGTGTGGCAGCGATCGCTCAGAGCCCTGCACCCCGCTAAAGTGTGAGGGAGGGGCGTTGTGTCCAGTGGATGGAGCCCCAACTTGTGAAAAGGGGAAACAGTGTGTGGGCGCTCTGCCACTGAGCAAGAGAGCGACGGATGATGCTAAGGACGCGAAGGACCGACTGGACAAGCTCTCTGCAAAGATCACAGATGCTGCAGAGAAGGTGCATGcacactttttctctcttttgcttCACAGTCACATTACTATTCCTCTCCATCATTAAAGATTATGAAACAGTTTATCGATTGTGaagttttgtgtttctgttaacTTCCTTACAGCTCCAGGATACACAGGACACAACCAATCAGGTGAGAGAGTCTGCAGAGAAGCTGTCCAATAAGATGAAGCAGACCAGAGACGAGATAGATGACGACTTAAAGGAGACGAGAGATGTTGTGAAAGAGCTCAAAGACTTCCTGTCAGGTGAAGACTATTCATAGTTTCCCAAATTTGTTTAGATGAGGGCCCACTTTTTAGAAATGACAAAACCAATATCTGGAAATGAATGACATACTGTTTGTGTTGAAGCAAAGTTAagttcatatactgtattttactctttgttttttttttcaccttttctcattttggtttgttcaGACCCTTCCTCTAACCTGACCCAAATCCAGAATGTGAGCGACTGGATCCTGAAAGCCAAGCTGCCTCTCAACCTGGCTGCTCTGAAGAGGAAACTGGATGAGCTGAAGAACCTGGCAGCTAATCTGCCGGACAGCACGGCTGTGCTGAAGGAGGCTGAGCCACAGCTGGAAATAGCAAAGAAACTGCTGAAGGAGGCCCAGGACGCCAGGTGGGCCTTCACTCATCACACATATCACAAAAATTTCAACACAAATCTCCCACACATtgtcatatttatttgtttgtggaaTCAAACAGTATGGTATGGACATAAACTCACATAGCAGTTTGTTAGGGACATCTGTACGGCAGATACAGGTGAGGAGCATCAATCAAACACCAGGATAACTGATGTGATGTCAGAGACTTTGACCGTGACATGatcattggtttgagtgtttctgAGGCTGCtgatattttacaaaaacatgaaacatccAGGGAGCAGCAGATCACCAGAGAATGATCTGCATCACAACATGACCAACCTTAAGGTGGATGTTAAAGATATAATTTGGTACAACActgaattaaaatatataaatataataagacTAATGTAGACATACATTCTGAGTAGTCTACTTACGTTGGCAAAATATTTCCAAAACTCTTGAAATCCATATGTAACTTTATTTCTATTCACCTCTCTGTGACATCATCTGCTATGACTTCTGTCACAAACCCCATATTAACATCAGAGGGAAGAAGGAAATACTTGGTGTTAATTTTTGTTACTTTTAGTACTTATTGACATTTGGAAATAAGGGAACCATCCCGCACTGCATCCTGATGTCATCAAACTTGTTATTTTGGTATGGTTTTGATTGAAAGACCCCTATAGTGAAAGAAGTTCCACGCTGTGCATTTTTTAACTATTGTCCACAGTTGGTTTCTAAATCACTTTTTGATTGTTATCTGTTGAAGTCCTCTTCACTACCTGATAGCCAACAATAAATGAAGttgtctggaaaaaaacatggaaaaaaagctGCCAAAGTAAGAAAGTTTACGTGGTAGCTGATGCAACCGATAACATCATCAAATCTATTCCCTCAGTAGCCGAGTAGAGTGCTGTGAGCTGTGATAGCTTTGTAGAAAGTGTGTACATCTTATCTGACTCACCTGCAGAAACATGATCATAATGAATCACATTAACCAACGAACACATATTCACTGGTTGCACATTCACAGGGACAAAGCACTGAAAGTCAAGGGCGATGTGGATGGGCTGCTGCCGGGGTTGGGCTCAGCAGAGGACTCCCTCGCTGACCTGGAGGACAAACTGAAGGACAGTTTGTATCTCATAGACAACCTGAACAACAACCTGACTAAGGTAGGAAAACCTGGATCGAACAGTGAGACGACATGGTGGCCCATTTATTGCAGTTTTGATGCCATTTTCATATATGAAAGAAGCTGTCTATTTAAAATTCTCCTTCGTCCAGGTCATATATATCATACATATTGGAGATATTAATTAACAACTAAGATCAGATTCAGGGTTAAGCCAAAAGAAATGCCACTGCTCAACACACAAGGAGACAAGCCCATATCAGCcattttgttatattattatataataattagtTAATTAGCTTGATTTGAGTTTCAAACTGGTAAAGCACCTTGTTACCTTGTGTTGAAAAGCATTGTAAGtttatgattattgttattatagcCTGGCATTATTGAGATAACGGGTGGCTGTCTTTATGCAGGTCCATGAGCAGCTGACCCCAGCAGAGAAGACTCTGGATGATATTTCCACAATGATAAATCCCATGAAACCTCAACTGGTCCAGCTGAAAGACCTGCTGCAGAATGGAGACAAGGAGGCCCAGGACGCACTGGAAGACGCAGACAAAGCTGAGGATGAAGCGGAGGCTGGAAATAAGGTGAGAGACCTTGCTATAGATGTGACAGTGAAAATATCAACATTCATTTTTGCAAGGGCGTTTGCTTGGAATCAGGACTTGAGGTTACAGGCGAAGATTATCGTAGCTACTGATGTTTTTCAAACTGAAATAGTTAGAGGTCCGGTATGTAAGAATTGGTgatatctaatggtgagactgcaaaggGATGACTCCTCTGCTCCTTTCATaagtgcatcagggaactatggtggcctttccTTAGTAGATAGAATGTTGCCTTTCATAGTAGGCTATCCACTTCAAAATGTgagacacacactctgacttGTTCATCCTTTTAAATGTCAACTGATGTTTGCTTTTAGAATAAATCTAAGGTAATTTTGCAGTGAAATACCGTACATGCGAAAGGctttgcatttaaaaacacatcaatacAGATAACAGAGTCATTCACACAATCAAAGGCGAATGCAAGTCACTAAGAAtctaaaacacataaaaacaagagGGGAGGAAACAATACATCACCAATGTGTAAATGaagaaacatttgtgtgtgtgttcaggaccTGTCGTCCCTGGAGAAACAGCTGGCACTTCTTAAAGACAAGATTCCAGCCACTGGCACTGGTGGAGAGGCGGGTTCACCCGGGGAACGACTGACGAAGCTGCAGCAGGATGCTGGAGCTCTGGGCAACACCACAGCAGACATGATAAAGGATCTTGACGGTAATGCAGCGAAAGAATCCCAACACAAGTCCACATGTcaaagacatttctttttcttgttcaagtaaattaaattttaaaatgaaattggaCAGTATCATAAATTTGGGTTTTCTGTTCAGTTAAGTTTGCTGTGAAttagtattagtagtattaATCTCTTTTTCTACAAAGGAATTGGGTCATGATAGTTTGTTATCTTCATCAAAGCTGCGGTAAGGAGATGATCAGATAAACGGCAGTGTTTTTACTCCTTGTACTTGTCTTTTCCCAGGTAAGGCAGATTCCCTGAGAGGGCTTCAGGATCAGGTCCTTCAGAAGTCAACAAAGTTGGAAGGACTGGAAGATAAGGTCAAAAAGCTTTTGTCCCAACTTCGAGAGAAAGCCGACGACCTGAGCACCTGTCGGGGCTGAGAGCTGCCGAACATGAGAGGCTTTTCATACCAGCACTTCAAACTACAGTatcttcacacttcacacctcCTGCTGTCACATACAGTCTCCTCCCCTAACACTGGAACACTGCTTTAACTCTTCTCTGTGACATAATGCATCACCTCTGGCAGTCAAAGGATTGCGGTTTGAAGGATATTGGATGGATGGTTCAGGGAGTAAATTacgtcttttcttttttgaaatgaCTCCTGGAATGTACTAAGTACTAAAGATCAAGTAAGTGGAGGTTCTCTACTAAATATCAATATAACACGTGTGGAGAGGGTTATCCATGTGTGTAAAAACCTTCTAAAAGCAGTTTTaacagtataaataaatgataaacagtctatttacagtatatagcacCTTTCCAGTCTTTTCAACCACTTAAAGCACTTTACAGTTTTGCCACCTACCTGTTCACACCCATTCAAATGCAACTATTGTATTATGCAGCATTTTGTTTCCCACCATACATTCACCACACACTGCTCGCGCAGGCATCAGGTGCAGAGTGCAGTTCAGTTTCATGCCCAAGAACAGTTCGGCACATGGACAAGAAAAGCCAGGGATCAAACCACCAACCTTTTGGTTAGTGGACAAAATAGTTTTGAAAGCCACACCAGCCCAACTATATTGtccatatttgttttaattttcataATCTAGCTCATTTCACAGCATGTGGCTTGTTTGTGGCAGCTCTGCAAGAACCAAAGCATGTTTTTGTGATATATTCCTCAGCAATgaatgtgtttcatgttttctctgttgtttgtataaaagtatttaaataaaagcttGTTTACTACACCTTTTGTTTTATGCCTTTAGGTTTCATAGCAGAGGTTCGGGATGATATTCATTCAACATCACACTAGTTTACTACATATTTattgggaaaataataataaaaagagacaGGTACACATTAGGACATGTGAATCCAGACGTTTCCATGACATCACTAGTGTTTACTACAGTTTGTGGCACTTGATAAAGTatgttctgctttttttccaaGAGAAACTTAAATACACAGTATACATTTCAAAGAAGCAATGGGGAGCATGTGGTTACTGTGTCAATGTCTCTGCCTTGAAATAAAGGTGAATCTAAAAATATAGTTCCCCtgcatcatgtttgtgttgaaatgGAATTGGATTTATAATCCTTCAGTGCATTCTGACAATAAATGAAGGAATCTGCATTTGGATAtggatttaaacaaaaaaatggccATGCTCAGCTCTGCCACAAATGGGTGCCAGGCCTAAcaaccacaataaaaaaaaacactgttggcACTTTCAGGTAGTGTTtaacttaaagaaaaaaagcaatgcTCAGCAGCTTTATACTAACAACTGTGTCGAAATTGCTGACTACTTCTCTGAATTGTGAATTTTCTCAACAACCACTGATTGAGTTCAATTGCAGTTTCCACTTTGAAGTTTTTTTAAGATGAGGAGATGTTGAGAACATTGACAAACAGATtcctccttttattttatttaaagctgcagtgtgtaactttaggGGATTTTTTGGAAGGGTAGGAagactttatgaacagaaaagATTCAGATTATTTGTAATGTGCGTCCAACATCTGAAAACAGTCTCTGTCGACCAATACTATCAGACTGGCCtaagggagtgtttgtgtgtatacagcagcagcacaggggtggACGGGGACAAGAAGAATTTATCCTTTCATACTGCAGTTTTCTGAGCCGAAGATTTATCTAATGAAACTCTTCAAGGGCTTccatctttgtgttttcagtcatactccaacctgtttgcagatGTCCCACTTTACTACCGCAATGTTGCTATtgccactgtctgtctgacattaaacaaatcacttcctgtgtgcagcgcggaCAATGGTTTGGatataacagacatttgtttatatttaaaagttatgctcGACAGTTTGTAAACTTTAAACTACACTTGCTCTGACCATAGAaaccatgttttattttgaaccGAGATAACCTTTAGATAATGTCACTGCTTATATCATCAAAGTTGCAACAAAGTTTTTTGCTAAACGGTGACACGTGCCCACCTATAGCtattcaaagcaaaaaaaaaaatgtttaaaatcgtaTACAATACTATTGTATACTAAAGAGAATAAATGTCATCAGCCATACAGGAGTTTGTATGACGTCTAAATGATGAATTCCTGCTCATGTCTGTTTTAGGGTGTTATTCACTGCATTACAGACAGTTCACACAGTCATTCCATGTGGGAGTGTAGACAGCAGTCCATACAGTATCTGTTTCCAACTCTGTGTCCGGCTGCCCATCACATGACAGAACAGACTCCGGACTGGAGCGGCTGGTCCTTCATCTGAGCCACTGTGTCCATGCTGCAACACATCAACAGGATTCGTTAGAATAACTAAACAGTGAAGACTGGGATAGTTATGAGGAATGATACAATAGCTTTTTACGCATGTAGAAACAAGAGAAGAGAACTAGCTTAATCCAGTCTATTAAAGACGCAAATTTCATGTCCCTGCTCGGttcctgtttggtcactgtTGTAAAGACACAGCAACGGCaagattctgattctgaaggACGCAGGTTCTTTTCCTCCgagctgctgttgtgttgtgtgataaTAAGCACACTTACATGTAGAACACAGTAGATACAGTAGATTGTTACAAAGTAAAGCAGTTCCTTTGTGCTGTCTGTTACAGCTTTAGTGGCCAAGAAAAAATCATAAGTCATGTTTCCACCAACTGGTACAGTTCGGAATATGTCATACTTAGCACATTTCGCATTTAGCGCATTTCCACATGTGCATACGTGCTT
Coding sequences within:
- the LOC131461153 gene encoding laminin subunit beta-3-like, whose translation is MRILFLVAALAALSQAQTDCSRGACYPPSSDLLLGRSHKLHATSTCGLTGSEVYCTPYHLGRMKCCPCDSRNPNGPLAHTLQEVLSSSEPDRWWQSRKEVSPVSLQLDLDNLFQLDNLILSFKGPRPSAMVIERTLDNGKTWKPALYLATDCQETFPDVPTATPLTLDETYCHTLTPTGENPYQDHTIEFSPLRQYAYVPAPKNQKIEDVAGLTGLRVKLAELGDVPRQPGRALSRFFALKEMRVMGSCMCHGHANRCLPDTADDPQSNTIQVNPQCDCQHNTAGMNCERCDDLYKDLPWRPAEEGNTHACKRCECNNHSQRCHFDQAVYEASGRKSGGVCEACQHHTTGPKCDQCAPGYQRNPRSRIDQPDACVRCICNVEGTVNGGRCDDSSSSCQCKVNVEGTRCDRCKRGFFGLSDSNPLGCTKCSCSLDGSLSDVCDPLTGQCLCRPHFHGQTCDVCSKGYWKPVGSGHCEPCDCDSTRSYSDTCDQVTGQCQCRPGFGGQKCTECPENTYGDPLTRCKPCLCDTDGTLPGVCDKKTGACLCRPGVTGPRCDSCSRDHCDSFPACERCPSCFFTLDEQRRNISLALERLSPRLPSRPGGDVDLGGDYGPRIRTMESKLKQIKDSIVLPPSITEQIETALSKLHQLGDQVDKIDEDLAPLPKSPGLNKELDKLQALLDSLNLLYKDKKSTMDNTVSPNTTGAFTAIKNAYDESTGAAKKVNDTENTVKESADVRKDTKDLQNKVQPANTRDLNKLNEKMASQPDLTPVAKKVCGSDRSEPCTPLKCEGGALCPVDGAPTCEKGKQCVGALPLSKRATDDAKDAKDRLDKLSAKITDAAEKLQDTQDTTNQVRESAEKLSNKMKQTRDEIDDDLKETRDVVKELKDFLSDPSSNLTQIQNVSDWILKAKLPLNLAALKRKLDELKNLAANLPDSTAVLKEAEPQLEIAKKLLKEAQDARDKALKVKGDVDGLLPGLGSAEDSLADLEDKLKDSLYLIDNLNNNLTKVHEQLTPAEKTLDDISTMINPMKPQLVQLKDLLQNGDKEAQDALEDADKAEDEAEAGNKDLSSLEKQLALLKDKIPATGTGGEAGSPGERLTKLQQDAGALGNTTADMIKDLDGKADSLRGLQDQVLQKSTKLEGLEDKVKKLLSQLREKADDLSTCRG